The DNA segment AGTGAGAGAAAATTAAGAGTAAACGGTTGTTTTTAAAAATCTTGTAAAGGGCAAAAGACGGATTGAGAGGGGCTTGAATCACTTTTCCAAAAGGGTTTTCCTTGCTTGTTGTCATCTTCGGATCGCCGCCGTCGCGCGTTTTTGATAAGGGACGGCGCAATCGTTTATTTATTTGACAAAATTCGCGCGCGTGTACTATTATAAACAAGGTAATCGCAGGAGGTGCCTTGTGGAAAGGATCACGAAAACGCTGATTGAAGAAAAAGATCTGAAAAAGAGAGTCAAAGAGCTTGCCGAGCGCATTTCGAAAGACTATGCGGGCGAGGAAGTCACGCTGATCTGTATTTTGAGCGGTGCGTCGATTTTCTTTGCCGATCTCGTAAGGGAGCTCGATCTCACCGTTAAATTCGAGTTTATGTCCGTTTCGAGCTACGGCAGCGGAACGGTTTCGAGCGGGGAAGTCAAAATTTTGAAAGACGTCAATCACCCGATTGCCGGAAAGAACGTCATCATCGTCGAAGATATCATCGACAGCGGTTGCACGCTTTCCTTCTTAAAAAGAGTGCTCGAACAAAGGCAACCGAAATCCATTCGGGTTTGCACGATCCTCGATAAGCCGAGCCGCCGCAAGCTCGAATTCAAGGGAGATTACGTCGGCTTCGAGATCCCGGATGAGTTCGTCGTCGGCTATGGGCTGGATTTCGACGGTCGCTATCGCAATTTGAAAGACGTTTGCGTTTTGGAATTAACGGAGGAATGATATGAAAGAGTTTTATGAGATCGAGATCGCGGGTTTGAAGAGAAATCTTCCGATCTGCAAAGCGGGCGAGAATTTGTATATCGGCGCGTTCGTTATGTTTTCGGACGTCGAATTAACCGTAAAAGCCGCGACGGCGCTTCTTGAAAAATGCCCCGCGTTCGACGTGATCCTGACGGCGGAATCCAAGGGAATCCCCCTCGCGTACGAAATGGCGAAGCAGGCGGGGACGAGTTACCTCGTCGCGAGAAAGGGTCCGAAACTCTATATGAAAGATCCCGTGCGCGTGGAAGTCAAATCCATAACGACGGCGAAAATGCAGGAGCTCTATCTCGATAAGACCGAATTGAGCAGCCTTAAAGGAAAGCGCGTCTTGATCGTGGACGACGTCGTCTCGACCGGCGAATCCCTGAACGCTTTGGAGCAGCTTCTTTCCCACGCGGAAGGAAAGACGGTCGGGAAAGCCTTCGTCCTCGCGGAAGGCGACGCGGCGAAGAGAAAGGACGTCATTTTCCTGCAATACCTGCCGCTGTTCTTCGAATAAAATAACAGAAAGAAAAAGAGCGTTTTGCGAAAAGGCAAAACGCTCTTTTTTCGTAGTCCGATAAACGCTCAGTTCACCGAGTATAACAGATCGTTATAAGTCGGGAAGCGCCAGAAGGATGCGTCCACGATGATTTCGAGCGCGTCGATGATCTCGCGGGTCTTTTCCATCTCGGGAAGGACGTTGTCTTTCGAGTAGGTCGCTTTTTCAAGAGAAGAAAGTTTTTTCGCTTTGTCGGTCTCGTCGGTCAGTTTGTCGATGAGGTCGGCAAGTTTTTCATTCAGATCGGAAACCTTTTGCAAGGTCTTCTTTTCGAGCGCGGCGGATTGTTCGCCGAGGATCGCGGTCTTTTTCATGATGACGTCGCAAAGTTCGTTCTCGTAGGCTTCCGCGGCGGGGACGACGTTATGGCGCGCCATTTCAAGCAGCGTCAAGGATTCGATCAAAACGGAGGTCGAATAGTTTTCGAGCAGGATCTCGTAGCGGGAGCGAAGCTCGGCTTCGGTAAAGACTTTGTGTTTTTCAAACAGCGCGATGTTCTCTTCGTGAACGAAATAGGGCAGAGCGTCCGCCGTCGTCCTGAGATTCAAAAGACCGCGGCGTTCCGCTTCTTCTTCCCATTCTTTGCTGTACCCGTCGCCGTTGAAGACGACGCGTTTATGCTTTACGATCTCGCGACGGATCAGATTATTGAGGTCGGCTTTGAAGTTCTCGCTG comes from the Clostridia bacterium genome and includes:
- the hpt gene encoding hypoxanthine phosphoribosyltransferase — translated: MERITKTLIEEKDLKKRVKELAERISKDYAGEEVTLICILSGASIFFADLVRELDLTVKFEFMSVSSYGSGTVSSGEVKILKDVNHPIAGKNVIIVEDIIDSGCTLSFLKRVLEQRQPKSIRVCTILDKPSRRKLEFKGDYVGFEIPDEFVVGYGLDFDGRYRNLKDVCVLELTEE
- a CDS encoding adenine phosphoribosyltransferase (Catalyzes a salvage reaction resulting in the formation of AMP, that is energically less costly than de novo synthesis); this translates as MKEFYEIEIAGLKRNLPICKAGENLYIGAFVMFSDVELTVKAATALLEKCPAFDVILTAESKGIPLAYEMAKQAGTSYLVARKGPKLYMKDPVRVEVKSITTAKMQELYLDKTELSSLKGKRVLIVDDVVSTGESLNALEQLLSHAEGKTVGKAFVLAEGDAAKRKDVIFLQYLPLFFE